A DNA window from Argiope bruennichi chromosome X2, qqArgBrue1.1, whole genome shotgun sequence contains the following coding sequences:
- the LOC129959843 gene encoding uncharacterized protein LOC129959843: MHVKPYFDYKGGNISGFSYNSENAATSVVTFMINSISSSYKDVVHILPVNKIAADVLHAFIKKIIIGLENIGFKVICVVTDNNSVNQKAMSQFASPSQSYSILYPHPVNKERPLFFMIDTVHLLKNIRNNWINQKNVDKCMFYPNFKETTSEKNSQQDSSFKTLKLLYETEKNNIVKYAYNLSLKALEPNNLEKQNVKLVLKIFNKFIPESLMNLGEKYEFPHYKETAEYIRIINRWWDIVNVKTPFTGIRENNVYKKPLTSSETDKRYKFLDVFLNWLEDWKNMKCDTGMLTKETYSALFMTTYALKEITKYCQEEFEMKYILPGKFQTDNLEARFGLYRQMAGAQYHVSLRQVFESENKLRMHCILKICLKSNKHGNLELFREAVGENWEEFEKSISEKLPVFNILLTEEDFKKSEDVLPVLVYLGGYCVHTVLKKLKCSICKKFLTNEKELDCSTSLIQNLSRGKLLYPKKCIVNYLAAEIIFNSLVNEEQIHDYGECISGHKPENVYRMIIWSAVNSLLNNYFPTGEGSSTKTA, encoded by the exons ATGCACGTCAAACCCTACTTTGATTACAAAGGGGGAAATATATCAGGTTTCAGTTACAATTCAGAAAATGCCGCCACAAGTGTTGTGACTTTCATGATAAATAGTATTTCATCGTCATATAAAGATGTTGTTCACATTCTTCCTGTAAATAAAATAGCAGCAGACGTTTtacatgcattcattaaaaaaattattattgggtTAGAAAACATTGGTTTTAAAGTGATATGTGTAGTAACAGACAACAATTCAGTCAATCAAAAAGCAATGTCTCAGTTCGCTTCTCCTTCACAGTCATATTCAATTCTTTATCCTCATCCGGTAAATAAAGAACGACCTCTTTTTTTCATGATCGATACTGtccatttattgaagaatattcgcAATAACTGGATCAATCAAAAGAATGttgataaatgtatgttttaccctaattttaaagaaacaacctcagaaaaaaattcacaacaagatt CAtccttcaaaacattaaaattattgtatgaaactgaaaagaataacatcgtaaaatatgcatacaatttatctttaaaagcattggaacccaataatttagaaaaacaaaatgtcaaattagtactcaaaattttcaataaatttatacctGAAAGTCTCATGAATTTGGGAGAGAAATATGAGTTTCCACACTACAAAGAAACagcagaatatataagaataataaataggtGGTGGGATATTGTTAATGTAAAAACTCCATTCACAGGAATCcgtgaaaataatgtatataaaaaaccaCTGACATCATCTGAAACCGACAAAAGATACaagtttttagatgtatttttgaaCTGGTTGGAAGactggaaaaatatgaaatgtgataccGGCATGCTAACAAAAGAAACTTATTCTGCTCTTTTCATGACTacatatgctttaaaagaaataactaaatattgtCAGGAAGAATTCGAAATGAAGTACATTCTCCCAGGAAAATTTCAGACCGACAATTTAGAGGCACGCTTTGGTTTATATAGACAAATGGCAGGAGCACAATATCATGTTTCACTCAGACaggtatttgaaagtgaaaacaaACTAAGAAtgcattgtattttaaaaatttgtttaaaatcaaacaaacatgGAAATCTCGAACTTTTTCGGGAAGCAGTTGGCGAAAATtgggaagaatttgaaaaatctatttctgaaaaattacctgtatttaacattttgcttacagaagaagattttaaaaaatcagaagatGTTTTACCAGTGTTAGTTTATTTAGGAGGTTACTGTGTCCACACAGTCCTTAAAAAGTTGAAATGCAGCatttgcaaaaagtttttaacaaatgaaaaagaactgGACTGCTCAActtctttaattcagaatttaagtCGAGGAAAACTTTTATACCccaaaaaatgcattgtaaat TATTTAGCAGCAGagataattttcaatagtttagTGAATGAGGAACAAATACATGATTATGGTGAATGCATTTCAGGACATAAACCAGAAAATGTCTATAGAATGATAATTTGGTCTGCAGTCAATTcattactgaataattatt TTCCAACAGGAGAAGGAAGCTCCACAAAAACTGCATAA